One Natranaerovirga hydrolytica genomic region harbors:
- the miaA gene encoding tRNA (adenosine(37)-N6)-dimethylallyltransferase MiaA: MEKKPLIILAGPTAVGKTALSIALAKKINGEIISADSMQVYKKMDIGTAKVTQKEMEGIKHYLIDEIQPDEPFNVEVFQRMAKQYIKEIYDKGKVPIIVGGTGFYIQAILYDIDFTKENEQQQSAYRQRLTDILKQKDALYLHKILEKVDSESASKIHPNNTKRVIRALEYYFMYKEPISKHNKEQSQKESPYLYSYFVLTMDRDKLYERINDRVDLMVEGGLIEEVESLKEQGYHKDLISMKGLGYKEILAYLEGECTLEEALYILKRDTRHFAKRQLTWFKREPKIKWVNVTNLNNDKDWILKEVINNIE; encoded by the coding sequence GTGGAGAAGAAACCATTGATTATATTGGCAGGACCTACAGCTGTAGGAAAAACTGCTTTATCCATTGCGTTAGCCAAAAAAATAAATGGCGAAATTATATCAGCTGACTCAATGCAAGTGTATAAAAAAATGGATATAGGAACAGCCAAAGTGACGCAAAAAGAAATGGAAGGTATCAAACACTATTTGATTGATGAGATTCAACCAGATGAACCGTTTAACGTAGAGGTTTTTCAAAGAATGGCCAAACAATACATTAAAGAAATATACGATAAAGGCAAAGTGCCTATTATTGTCGGTGGAACAGGGTTTTATATACAAGCCATATTATACGACATTGATTTTACAAAAGAAAATGAACAACAGCAATCTGCTTATAGACAAAGGTTAACCGATATCCTTAAACAAAAAGATGCCCTTTACTTACACAAAATATTAGAAAAAGTAGATTCTGAGTCTGCAAGCAAGATACATCCAAATAATACAAAAAGAGTGATTAGAGCCTTGGAATATTATTTTATGTATAAAGAACCCATTTCGAAACATAATAAAGAACAAAGCCAAAAAGAATCGCCGTACCTTTATAGTTATTTTGTCCTAACAATGGATCGAGACAAATTGTATGAACGGATTAATGATAGAGTGGACTTAATGGTAGAAGGTGGATTGATTGAAGAAGTAGAAAGTCTTAAAGAGCAAGGGTATCACAAAGATTTGATATCTATGAAAGGGTTAGGGTATAAGGAGATTTTGGCTTATTTAGAGGGTGAATGCACCTTAGAAGAAGCACTTTATATTTTAAAAAGAGACACAAGACACTTTGCGAAAAGACAGCTCACATGGTTTAAAAGAGAACCCAAAATCAAGTGGGTCAATGTGACTAATCTTAATAACGATAAGGATTGGATATTAAAAGAAGTGATAAATAATATTGAATAA
- the vanG gene encoding D-alanine--D-serine ligase VanG — protein sequence MKKKVAILFGGASSEYLVSLVSASAVIANINTEKYELILIGITKKGEWLRYNGPIHKIEEDTWYDDDHCLPVLISPSKKMQGIIEIYKNTIKKVEVDVIFPVLHGKNGEDGTMQGLLELSGIPFIGCKTLSSAICMDKDIAHSLAQAKGVKIPGFVTLRSYDDLSTKVKEAEKLGYPLFVKPAKAGSSFGITKANTSEGLIKGIEEGFKHDDKVVVEEHIEGFEVGCAILGTEQLIVGAVDEIELSQGFFDFTEKYTLQSSKIHVPARISKENEEKIKNVAKHLYRILECTGFARVDMFLTPQGEIVFNEINTIPGFTAHSRYPNMLKEIGISYSELIDTLIELV from the coding sequence ATGAAAAAGAAAGTAGCGATTTTATTTGGAGGGGCTTCAAGTGAATACTTGGTTTCATTGGTATCTGCATCTGCAGTCATTGCTAATATTAATACAGAAAAGTATGAACTGATCTTGATAGGTATTACAAAAAAAGGTGAGTGGCTTAGATATAATGGTCCAATTCATAAAATTGAAGAAGATACTTGGTACGATGATGACCATTGCCTACCTGTATTGATCTCTCCTAGTAAAAAGATGCAAGGCATAATAGAAATTTATAAAAACACAATAAAAAAAGTAGAGGTAGATGTCATTTTTCCAGTGTTACATGGTAAAAACGGTGAGGATGGTACAATGCAAGGTTTGTTAGAATTGTCAGGCATACCTTTTATTGGGTGCAAAACCTTATCATCTGCTATATGTATGGACAAAGATATAGCCCATAGTTTGGCCCAAGCAAAAGGTGTAAAAATACCTGGATTTGTAACCCTACGGTCCTACGATGATCTTTCAACCAAAGTAAAAGAAGCAGAAAAACTAGGGTACCCTTTATTTGTAAAACCTGCAAAAGCAGGATCATCTTTTGGTATCACAAAAGCAAACACCAGTGAAGGGTTAATTAAAGGGATAGAAGAAGGGTTTAAACACGATGATAAAGTAGTTGTAGAAGAACATATTGAAGGTTTTGAAGTCGGCTGTGCAATATTAGGAACAGAACAGCTTATTGTAGGAGCTGTAGACGAAATTGAACTGTCTCAAGGATTTTTTGATTTTACAGAAAAGTACACATTACAGAGTTCGAAAATACATGTGCCAGCAAGAATTAGTAAAGAAAATGAAGAGAAAATTAAAAATGTAGCAAAACATCTATATCGCATATTAGAATGTACAGGATTTGCAAGGGTAGATATGTTCTTAACGCCTCAAGGTGAAATTGTCTTTAATGAAATCAATACCATTCCAGGTTTCACCGCCCATAGTCGATACCCTAATATGCTAAAAGAAATCGGAATATCTTACAGTGAATTAATAGATACTCTAATAGAGTTGGTGTAA
- the hfq gene encoding RNA chaperone Hfq, translated as MSKIGNIQDLFLNQLRKEKILVVMYLTNGFQLKGIVKGFDNFIVILEVDGKTQMIYKHAISTVIPMKNINLSEEINKQSQ; from the coding sequence ATGAGTAAAATAGGTAATATACAAGATTTATTTTTGAACCAACTTAGAAAAGAAAAAATATTAGTGGTTATGTACCTTACAAATGGATTTCAATTAAAAGGTATTGTAAAAGGTTTTGATAATTTTATTGTGATCTTAGAAGTAGATGGAAAAACCCAAATGATATACAAACATGCTATTTCTACAGTAATACCAATGAAAAATATCAATTTAAGTGAAGAAATTAATAAGCAATCACAATAA
- a CDS encoding quaternary amine ABC transporter ATP-binding protein translates to MKHVEVKGLYKIFGPTPKKALGMSQKGISKDEILKKTGNTIGVNNVSLSIEKGETFVVMGLSGSGKSTLIRCLNRLIEPSFGEVRIDDENILEANDEKLRDIRRKKIGMVFQNFGLFPHRTVCSNVEYGLEVQGVDPKIRREKAYESLKLVGLEGYEESKPNQLSGGMQQRVGLARALATDPDILLMDEAFSALDPLIRKEMQDELLLLQEKMQKTIIFITHDLDEALKIGDRIAIMKDGVVVQIGTSEEILTEPADDYVREFVDDVDRSKVIKAEAIMKKPDSVIESKDGPKAAVRKMQKEGISSIFVVNKERILKGIINIEDAMVLVEKGEKSLDSIITNDFPEADPEDVIMDLLPKAKTAKYPIAVVDENRRLLGIIVRVTVIAGIIGEGADLNV, encoded by the coding sequence ATGAAGCACGTAGAGGTTAAAGGTTTATATAAAATTTTTGGTCCTACTCCTAAGAAGGCTTTAGGTATGAGTCAAAAAGGCATTTCTAAAGATGAAATTCTTAAAAAAACAGGCAATACCATTGGTGTTAACAATGTTAGCCTTAGTATTGAAAAAGGTGAAACATTTGTTGTAATGGGTTTATCAGGGAGTGGTAAATCAACACTTATTAGATGTCTTAACAGACTAATAGAACCATCATTTGGAGAAGTAAGAATAGATGATGAAAATATTTTAGAGGCTAATGATGAAAAACTTAGGGATATTAGAAGAAAAAAAATTGGTATGGTTTTTCAAAACTTTGGATTATTTCCACATAGAACGGTATGTAGCAATGTAGAATATGGATTAGAAGTTCAAGGTGTAGACCCTAAGATAAGAAGAGAAAAAGCGTATGAATCATTAAAATTAGTTGGATTAGAAGGGTATGAGGAAAGTAAACCCAACCAATTAAGTGGTGGTATGCAACAAAGGGTTGGGCTGGCAAGAGCATTAGCAACGGATCCAGATATACTGTTAATGGATGAAGCATTTAGTGCATTAGACCCTTTAATTAGAAAAGAAATGCAAGATGAATTGTTATTGTTACAAGAAAAAATGCAAAAAACCATTATATTCATTACCCATGACTTAGATGAAGCATTAAAGATTGGTGATCGAATAGCCATTATGAAAGATGGTGTTGTGGTTCAGATTGGTACATCAGAAGAAATCTTAACAGAGCCAGCAGATGATTATGTAAGAGAATTCGTAGATGATGTAGACCGATCAAAGGTTATTAAAGCAGAAGCCATTATGAAAAAACCCGATTCAGTAATTGAATCAAAAGATGGTCCAAAAGCTGCTGTAAGAAAGATGCAAAAAGAAGGTATATCCAGTATTTTTGTTGTGAACAAAGAACGTATTCTTAAAGGTATCATTAATATAGAAGATGCAATGGTTTTAGTAGAAAAAGGCGAGAAATCACTAGACTCTATAATAACAAACGACTTTCCAGAAGCTGATCCAGAAGACGTTATTATGGACTTATTACCAAAAGCAAAAACAGCAAAATACCCTATTGCAGTAGTAGATGAAAACAGAAGGTTACTAGGTATCATCGTAAGAGTAACTGTAATTGCTGGTATTATAGGGGAAGGAGCTGATTTGAATGTTTAG
- a CDS encoding glycine betaine ABC transporter substrate-binding protein — MKKLSLILVLVLSIGLMSFVGCDTADEDTQEVKLAYVNWAEGIAMNYLVHSILEDDMGYQVESTQAQPGVIFASLAEKDYDLFVDAWLPVTHESYMEEFGDDLVDLGYNFEGARIGLVVPSYVDIDSIDELNDVVDNFGGEIIGIGPGAGIMAATNDAIDVYDLDFDLVESSDPVMVTMLSEGISDGEWVAVTGWEPHHKFASYDLKFLDDPEGVFGAVENIHTVARDDIHDYLPEVAQLLENFYLDSEQLGDLMGDIAESGDDETELDVARRWKEANQDLVNSWIPEQ; from the coding sequence ATGAAAAAATTATCTTTAATATTAGTATTAGTTTTATCAATAGGATTAATGAGTTTCGTTGGTTGTGATACAGCTGATGAAGACACACAAGAAGTAAAATTAGCATATGTAAACTGGGCAGAAGGGATTGCAATGAATTATTTGGTTCATTCTATCTTAGAAGACGACATGGGTTATCAAGTAGAATCCACTCAAGCACAACCAGGTGTAATCTTTGCTTCTTTAGCAGAAAAAGATTATGACCTTTTTGTAGACGCTTGGTTACCAGTTACACATGAAAGCTATATGGAAGAATTTGGAGACGATTTAGTAGACTTAGGTTACAACTTTGAAGGTGCAAGAATTGGTCTTGTTGTACCAAGCTATGTAGACATTGATAGCATTGATGAGTTAAATGATGTAGTTGATAATTTTGGCGGAGAAATCATTGGTATTGGACCAGGAGCTGGAATTATGGCTGCAACAAATGACGCAATTGATGTTTATGACTTAGACTTTGATTTAGTAGAATCAAGTGATCCAGTTATGGTAACCATGTTAAGCGAAGGTATCTCAGATGGTGAATGGGTTGCTGTAACAGGATGGGAACCACATCATAAATTTGCTAGCTATGACCTTAAATTCTTAGACGATCCAGAAGGTGTTTTTGGAGCAGTTGAAAACATTCATACGGTAGCAAGAGATGATATTCACGATTACTTACCAGAAGTTGCACAACTTCTAGAAAATTTCTACTTAGACAGTGAGCAATTAGGTGACTTAATGGGTGACATTGCTGAAAGTGGAGACGATGAAACAGAATTAGATGTAGCAAGAAGATGGAAAGAAGCAAACCAAGACTTAGTTAATTCTTGGATTCCAGAACAATAA
- the vanT gene encoding serine racemase VanT catalytic subunit: MVKREYGGIDYFRVIAAILVVAIHTSPLSSVSMTADFFLTRIIARVAVPFFFMVTGFFIFSKQEKKQFSYSDFFVKIGKIYSISIVLYLPLNIYTGYFKGYNLFGNIVKDLVFNGTFYHLWYLPGIILGVGMALVLLKFFGFKNTFLISLILYIVGVFGDSYYGFIENLPVVNRFYHLLFQLFGYTRNGIFFSPIFILLGMLIFKRKEKLPFKLAITGFVCSLGLMFLEGWLIHVLMVARHDSMYFSLIPVMYFMFQVLFSLNIKNKKSLRAIPLYVYIIHPWSIVLVRGIGKVLSIEKQLIENSLIHFIVVLVVSFVTAYLVYIFLKKKRLKNYKKGRAWCEVNLSNLRHNYQALKNVLPQDCDIMGVVKADAYGHGDVLIASALQKEGVQNFAVASLREGIKLRKKGIKGKILILGYTYPKEFNKLKKYNLIQTVVDCQYAKALNDYGKRIKVHIKIDTGMNRLGEDFANTEEIIKIFKFSNLEVEGMYTHLCVSDSLLDKDILFSLDQMGRFYNVIETLKTAGHSPKNIHIQSSYGVLNYPELHCQYARVGIALYGMLSSESDQTRVKIALKPVLSVKARVSIVKEIKANKNIGYGGQFTTKESGKIATLTIGYADGIPRNLTDGKVMIKGKQVPIVGSICMDQITIDVTNIAGVQQGDVVTLIGQVNGEKITGEEVARKAGTITNELFSRLGSRLERVYHY, encoded by the coding sequence ATGGTAAAAAGAGAGTATGGAGGTATTGATTATTTTAGAGTGATTGCTGCAATACTGGTTGTTGCAATACATACCTCACCTTTATCAAGTGTTAGCATGACCGCTGACTTTTTTCTAACTAGAATTATTGCAAGGGTTGCAGTTCCTTTTTTCTTTATGGTAACAGGATTTTTTATCTTTTCCAAACAAGAAAAAAAACAATTCTCTTACAGTGATTTCTTTGTAAAAATAGGTAAAATATACAGTATATCGATTGTGTTGTATTTACCTCTTAATATTTATACAGGCTACTTTAAAGGATATAACCTCTTTGGTAATATTGTAAAAGACCTTGTATTTAACGGGACATTTTATCATTTATGGTATTTGCCAGGGATTATTTTAGGCGTTGGTATGGCTTTAGTATTATTAAAATTCTTTGGTTTTAAAAACACATTTTTAATCAGTCTAATACTTTACATAGTAGGTGTGTTTGGAGATAGTTACTATGGGTTCATAGAAAACCTACCAGTTGTAAACCGTTTTTATCATCTATTGTTTCAATTATTTGGTTACACTCGAAACGGTATCTTCTTTTCGCCCATATTTATCTTATTAGGCATGTTGATTTTTAAGAGAAAAGAAAAATTGCCTTTCAAATTAGCAATCACTGGTTTTGTCTGTTCATTAGGGTTGATGTTCCTTGAAGGGTGGCTTATTCATGTTCTCATGGTAGCAAGACACGATAGTATGTATTTCTCACTTATACCTGTAATGTATTTTATGTTCCAAGTCCTTTTTAGTCTAAACATAAAGAATAAAAAAAGTTTAAGAGCCATTCCCTTGTATGTATACATCATTCATCCTTGGAGCATTGTCTTGGTAAGAGGCATTGGAAAAGTGCTAAGTATTGAAAAACAATTGATTGAAAATTCATTGATTCATTTTATCGTGGTATTGGTGGTATCATTTGTAACCGCTTATTTAGTCTATATCTTTTTGAAAAAAAAAAGACTAAAAAACTATAAAAAAGGGCGAGCTTGGTGTGAAGTCAATTTATCAAATCTAAGACATAATTATCAAGCTTTAAAGAATGTATTACCCCAAGACTGTGATATTATGGGCGTTGTTAAAGCAGATGCATATGGGCATGGAGATGTATTAATCGCTTCTGCATTACAAAAAGAAGGTGTACAAAACTTTGCAGTGGCTTCTTTAAGAGAAGGCATAAAACTAAGAAAAAAGGGTATTAAAGGAAAAATATTAATATTAGGTTATACATACCCGAAGGAATTTAACAAATTAAAAAAATACAACTTGATTCAAACAGTAGTGGATTGTCAATATGCCAAGGCGTTAAATGACTACGGAAAACGAATAAAAGTTCATATAAAAATAGATACGGGAATGAATCGCTTAGGAGAGGATTTTGCCAATACAGAAGAGATTATTAAAATCTTTAAGTTCTCCAATCTTGAGGTAGAGGGTATGTATACACACCTCTGCGTTTCCGATAGTTTATTGGACAAGGATATCCTATTTTCATTAGACCAAATGGGTAGATTTTATAATGTTATTGAAACATTAAAGACAGCTGGGCATTCGCCAAAAAACATACACATTCAAAGCAGTTATGGCGTATTAAACTATCCAGAATTACACTGTCAATATGCTAGAGTTGGGATTGCATTATATGGCATGCTTAGTAGTGAATCCGATCAAACCAGAGTGAAAATAGCCTTAAAACCTGTCCTTAGTGTTAAAGCACGAGTATCCATTGTAAAAGAAATTAAAGCAAATAAAAACATAGGCTATGGGGGACAGTTTACAACAAAAGAAAGTGGAAAAATTGCAACCCTTACAATCGGTTATGCAGATGGCATTCCTAGGAATCTTACAGATGGAAAGGTTATGATTAAAGGTAAACAAGTTCCTATTGTTGGATCCATTTGTATGGATCAAATAACAATAGATGTAACCAACATTGCGGGTGTTCAACAAGGAGACGTTGTCACACTAATTGGACAAGTTAATGGAGAAAAAATTACGGGAGAGGAAGTTGCTAGAAAAGCAGGAACCATTACAAATGAATTGTTTAGTCGATTAGGCAGTCGTCTAGAAAGAGTATATCATTATTAG
- a CDS encoding ABC transporter permease encodes MFRLPIGDVFETFIDILKNNLGWLFDAIDFVLDNSISGLEWVFGIIPAIILIVLFGLLAWYISGKGLAIFTVVGLLIIDSMNLWGNAIDTLALVLVATLITLLIGIPLGIWASRSNTIDKIIRPILDFMQTMPAFVYLIPVVIFFGIGKVPGAIATITFSMPPVVRLTNLGIRQVPVNVVEAARSFGSTPKQMLFKVQLPIALPTILAGVNQTILLSLSMVVISAMIGARGLGSPVLLGIEGMQTGRGFEGGLAVVILAMILDRMTQALGNKRADKNK; translated from the coding sequence ATGTTTAGATTACCAATTGGAGACGTTTTTGAAACGTTTATTGACATACTAAAAAATAACTTAGGTTGGTTATTTGACGCAATAGATTTTGTTTTAGACAATAGTATTAGTGGATTAGAATGGGTATTTGGTATCATACCAGCTATTATACTAATTGTTTTATTTGGATTATTGGCTTGGTACATTTCAGGAAAAGGATTGGCTATATTTACAGTGGTTGGCTTGCTTATCATAGATTCAATGAATTTATGGGGCAATGCAATAGATACATTGGCTTTAGTCCTAGTTGCGACATTGATTACTTTACTCATTGGTATTCCTTTAGGCATATGGGCATCTAGAAGCAATACGATAGATAAGATTATTAGACCTATCTTAGATTTTATGCAAACAATGCCTGCATTTGTATACTTAATACCAGTTGTTATTTTCTTTGGAATCGGTAAAGTACCTGGTGCAATTGCTACGATTACATTCTCAATGCCACCAGTTGTTCGTTTAACCAACTTGGGTATTAGACAAGTACCCGTTAATGTTGTTGAAGCAGCAAGATCATTTGGTTCAACGCCAAAACAAATGCTTTTTAAAGTGCAGTTACCAATAGCACTACCAACAATCTTAGCAGGTGTGAATCAAACCATCTTATTATCCTTATCAATGGTTGTTATTTCAGCAATGATTGGTGCAAGAGGATTAGGTAGTCCAGTTCTTCTTGGTATTGAAGGTATGCAGACCGGAAGAGGTTTTGAAGGTGGACTAGCAGTTGTTATATTAGCAATGATATTAGATAGGATGACACAGGCACTTGGCAATAAACGTGCCGATAAAAATAAATAA
- a CDS encoding methyl-accepting chemotaxis protein: MNGKYYLSYLLNRDLKEQSEKVFEGIANGRKRALENWFQDMWVAMNLTKDTILAYLGQNGVDFDDLNHILKDKRKRFEDFSEFFIINSQGKVNVSTYEGQIGRIRKDLPNFQLGQENQPFMYGPYIDEDTLKIGNCSSKFFDEVTLMFSLPFENNGRISVLCGRVPNDVMSDVIQDEDTHVYKESGDNYLFMVETDRDIEVGTAISRSRFEDNTFTGGDNLKDGIPTKKWGAVRIDQHTEFEIVFKDPATNELHEGVMNTIKNGQNLDSWPGYPEYRHIYVGGKGIIIKPPHSNEVWGMMCEGDIEEIYKFRSLDFKIPLRFGVLSGALTLLNTYVPFPNYALWLANLIIMYTLIKVSVVKPINKTVNILQEIAEGEGDLSLRVEKMSNDEIGELSRWFNKFINNQMTIIKRIGISSRDSKNSANELSGMTESFYSNAKNIEGIVSDLVNYSVEHNQIFQNTQEKFNVLSDSIINIDDILEGVNEKTIDTSNKAKTSEENSMAVLETMSELEKSMKVAQESIVGLKKYSEEISAVVDVIENISKQTQMLALNASIEAARSGEHGRGFAVVASEVSQLATESEKATISISNLIKYVQDEAAKTIDSVGKISQQVEVGSSSVKSSVNTFKEIGGEIEDIADKIQSITELVSIQSKELNEIAKGTEQVAAKLDKDTNKSEDESLNAMNMVKEIIEQTAQVDQSSKVLTHTANNLNEIVGAFKL; the protein is encoded by the coding sequence ATGAACGGGAAATATTATTTATCTTATTTATTAAACAGAGACTTAAAAGAACAGTCAGAGAAAGTGTTTGAAGGTATTGCCAATGGAAGAAAGAGGGCACTTGAAAATTGGTTTCAAGATATGTGGGTGGCAATGAACTTAACAAAAGATACGATTCTAGCTTACCTAGGTCAAAATGGCGTAGACTTTGATGATCTGAATCACATCTTAAAAGATAAAAGAAAGAGATTTGAAGATTTTTCCGAGTTTTTCATTATTAATTCACAAGGGAAAGTGAATGTCTCAACTTATGAAGGACAAATTGGAAGAATAAGAAAGGATTTGCCAAATTTCCAATTAGGTCAAGAGAATCAACCTTTTATGTATGGACCTTACATAGATGAAGATACATTGAAAATAGGTAATTGCTCATCAAAGTTTTTTGATGAAGTCACCTTAATGTTTTCTTTGCCTTTTGAAAATAACGGAAGAATATCGGTGCTATGTGGTAGAGTGCCTAATGACGTTATGAGTGATGTGATACAGGACGAAGACACACATGTATACAAGGAGTCAGGAGATAACTACCTCTTTATGGTAGAAACAGACAGAGATATTGAAGTGGGAACGGCAATATCAAGAAGTCGATTTGAAGACAATACCTTTACAGGTGGCGATAATTTAAAGGACGGTATACCAACGAAAAAATGGGGTGCTGTAAGAATAGACCAGCACACAGAATTTGAAATCGTATTCAAAGATCCCGCAACCAACGAACTCCATGAAGGTGTTATGAATACCATAAAAAATGGACAAAACTTAGACAGTTGGCCAGGGTATCCAGAATACAGACACATTTATGTAGGGGGAAAAGGGATCATCATTAAACCGCCTCACTCCAATGAAGTTTGGGGCATGATGTGTGAAGGTGATATTGAAGAAATTTATAAATTTAGAAGCTTGGATTTTAAGATCCCATTAAGATTTGGTGTATTAAGTGGTGCTTTAACCCTTTTAAACACATACGTACCCTTTCCTAACTATGCATTATGGTTGGCTAACCTTATTATCATGTATACATTAATCAAAGTGAGTGTGGTAAAACCTATCAATAAAACCGTTAATATTCTTCAAGAAATTGCAGAAGGTGAAGGGGATTTATCATTAAGAGTAGAAAAGATGTCCAATGATGAAATTGGCGAACTTTCAAGATGGTTCAATAAATTCATCAATAATCAAATGACCATTATAAAACGAATTGGTATTTCATCAAGGGATTCTAAAAACTCGGCCAATGAACTGTCAGGGATGACAGAAAGCTTTTATAGCAATGCGAAAAATATAGAAGGCATTGTAAGCGATTTGGTTAATTATTCTGTTGAACACAACCAAATCTTCCAAAACACACAAGAAAAATTCAATGTATTATCAGATTCTATTATCAATATTGATGACATATTAGAAGGGGTTAATGAAAAAACCATTGATACCAGTAATAAAGCCAAAACCAGCGAAGAAAATTCTATGGCAGTATTAGAGACAATGTCCGAATTAGAAAAATCTATGAAGGTGGCACAAGAAAGTATTGTAGGCCTCAAAAAATACTCTGAAGAAATTAGTGCCGTTGTAGATGTTATTGAAAACATTAGCAAACAAACCCAAATGCTTGCCTTAAATGCATCTATTGAAGCAGCAAGATCAGGAGAGCATGGTAGAGGGTTTGCAGTGGTTGCCAGTGAAGTTTCTCAACTGGCTACAGAATCAGAAAAAGCCACAATCTCTATTTCTAACCTTATTAAATACGTTCAAGATGAAGCGGCTAAAACCATTGACAGCGTTGGTAAAATCTCTCAACAAGTGGAAGTAGGCAGTTCCAGTGTCAAAAGTTCCGTTAACACGTTTAAAGAAATTGGTGGAGAGATAGAGGATATAGCAGATAAAATCCAATCCATAACGGAACTGGTAAGCATTCAGTCCAAAGAATTAAATGAAATTGCAAAAGGAACAGAACAAGTCGCAGCAAAATTAGATAAAGACACCAATAAAAGTGAAGATGAAAGTCTTAATGCTATGAATATGGTAAAAGAAATTATTGAACAAACGGCACAAGTGGATCAATCATCAAAAGTACTTACACATACAGCCAATAATTTAAATGAAATTGTAGGTGCTTTCAAACTATAA
- a CDS encoding methionine gamma-lyase family protein, which yields MENTIEKLYSELNIDSKVLALGNTVEKQLDQRFKAIDEIAEYNQLKILHGMQKHQLSEGHFGSTTGYGYNDFGRETLEKVYASVFHTEDALVRPQIISGTHALTVALFGNLKPGDELLSPVGKPYDTLESVIGIRESIGSLKEYGVNYKQVDLLENDAIDYEGIKNKITDQTKMVTIQRSKGYAWRHTFSVSEIKTIIDYVKSIRKDIICLVDNCYGEFVETIEPSDVGADLVVGSLIKNPGGGLAPIGGYIVGKKEYVERAAYRLTAPGLGKEVGPTLGLNQVFFQGLFLSPQVVAGALKGAILAANIFEKLGYKTLPNGSETRYDIVQAIELGSAESVIAFCKGIQSAAPVDSYVTPEPWDMPGYDSQVIMAAGAFVQGSSIELSADAPIKEPYIVYFQGGLTYSHAKLGVLKGLQTMVDKGIINFSK from the coding sequence ATGGAGAATACGATAGAAAAACTGTACAGTGAATTAAATATTGACTCTAAAGTCTTGGCACTTGGCAACACAGTAGAAAAACAATTAGACCAACGATTTAAAGCAATAGATGAAATAGCAGAGTACAACCAACTGAAAATCCTTCATGGGATGCAAAAACATCAATTAAGTGAAGGGCATTTTGGTTCCACAACAGGTTATGGATACAATGATTTTGGTAGAGAGACCTTAGAAAAAGTATATGCAAGTGTTTTTCATACAGAAGATGCACTGGTTAGACCACAAATCATATCCGGCACCCATGCGCTAACCGTTGCTTTATTTGGTAATCTAAAACCAGGAGATGAATTGTTATCACCAGTAGGCAAACCCTATGACACTTTAGAATCTGTAATTGGTATCAGAGAATCCATTGGGTCATTAAAAGAATATGGTGTCAATTATAAACAAGTTGACTTATTAGAAAATGATGCTATTGATTACGAAGGCATAAAAAACAAGATTACAGATCAAACTAAAATGGTAACCATACAACGTAGCAAAGGTTATGCATGGCGGCATACCTTTTCAGTCAGTGAAATCAAAACCATTATTGATTATGTAAAAAGCATAAGAAAAGACATCATTTGTTTGGTAGATAATTGTTACGGTGAATTTGTAGAAACAATAGAGCCTTCAGATGTAGGTGCTGACTTGGTAGTGGGTTCGCTGATTAAAAATCCAGGAGGCGGATTGGCACCTATAGGTGGTTATATTGTAGGCAAAAAAGAATATGTAGAACGGGCAGCCTATAGACTAACAGCACCTGGACTTGGAAAAGAAGTAGGCCCTACATTGGGACTGAACCAAGTGTTCTTCCAAGGTTTGTTTTTATCACCACAAGTTGTAGCAGGTGCATTAAAAGGTGCCATACTGGCTGCCAATATTTTTGAAAAACTAGGATACAAAACCCTTCCTAATGGATCAGAAACACGATACGATATTGTCCAAGCAATTGAATTGGGGTCGGCAGAAAGTGTTATAGCATTTTGTAAAGGGATACAAAGTGCTGCGCCAGTAGACAGTTATGTGACACCAGAGCCGTGGGATATGCCTGGATATGACAGTCAAGTCATAATGGCAGCAGGTGCTTTTGTTCAAGGATCCTCAATAGAACTCAGCGCAGATGCACCTATAAAAGAGCCCTATATTGTATATTTTCAAGGTGGATTAACTTACAGCCATGCAAAATTAGGTGTCTTAAAAGGGTTACAGACAATGGTAGATAAAGGTATTATAAACTTCTCAAAATAA